Within Vigna radiata var. radiata cultivar VC1973A unplaced genomic scaffold, Vradiata_ver6 scaffold_223, whole genome shotgun sequence, the genomic segment GCATTAACCCATTCTATGAAATCTACAGGACCACACGTGATATGTCACCTCAGAAGTTATAGATCAATATCCGAGCCATATCAAAGGAACTCTGTGACCCAGGAATCCATATAACTTGACACCTAAAAAGTTAGTTCCCAAATTAACAGAAACATGCAGTCTACTGATTGCAACAAAACAATTTCATCTCAGGATGCAAGTTAGTAATCCCTTGGTCATGTTACAGGCAGTTCCAACATACTGACAATATGGCCCGTACACACCCAAACCACAAATTATATCAAGGAGAACTGGACAGCAGCCGGCCAACTTTCCCTATGGTTAAAGTTTTAGACCTAGATAAAATATCCTAAGCTTCTAAACACAATGATCCTACCAAGACCCCGTGCAGCAACATCAGTGGCAGTCATTATTGGACTTCTGCCACTCTTAAATTCAGCCAAGACCCAATCCCTTTCAGCCTGGTTTTTATCACCATGGATGGATAGTGCTGGCCACCCATCCATTCTCATTTGTCTCGTAACTTGATCACATCCCTTTTTTGTCTCCATAAAAATTAGAATCCGGCTCCCGTCCATCACTTCTTTCAGCAGCCTGATTAATCTGCATTTTCAAGCTAAATTGTTAATTTGGAAAGCATAAACCCTTGCCACCATCTATTATCAGTGAGGACACAAACCTATGATATTTCTCCATGTCTGTTACAACTTCAACAACTTGATTTATAGATTGATTTGCCTTCAGATTTGGTGACCCGATAATTACCTATAGGATCATGATAACCCACGGGAGAATGCACTCATCAATAATCAACCAAATGACATCTAATTAAGTCAATTCATAgcacaaaattattttctttgaagAAATAGCAAATACAAATTTAGGTATCCAAAAATGatagatgataaaaaaaataagagagtgGAATAACTATTGCATCAACCTTGTATGGATTGTGCAGAAACTGCCTTGCCAGAGTTTCAACCTCCCTTGGCCATGTAGCACTCCATAATAATGTTTGTCTATCTGGTCGAATCTAATATTTCAAatcacaaattaattaaatgcgcCTATTATACATAATCAATATGAAAACCACACAGGTCATATAAGAATGTGATAACTATAAATGTAAGTCATACAAACTATTCATGAGAATGGTCAAGAggcaaaattaaaaagattgaGCGTATTTATCCATCTTGatcatttaaatatgatttagtGGTTCTGATAGGATATAATGTTTATGATAGGAGGAAACAGATTAAGAAGTAGTTGTTAGTTAGATTGTTAAGGTAAGTGAGGTTTCCTTTATATAGTTGGGGGGTCCTAGTATGAAGGGGacttttggaaaattttgtagattgagcttGAGCTCTTTGTGAAGGAGAAACTCTTGGAAGAGAGAATGCTCTCCTATTTTTTGTGTTCATTTCAATTTATACAATAGagaatattactattttttctcttttcaattctgAGTTCCTAACAAATTGGTCCGACCTGTCGGATCCAGAAGAAAGAGAGACATGGAAGAAAAGGTAAATACTTTGGAGAAAGGGGCCAGCAAACAAGGAAGAgccatgacaaaaaaaataataaaaaagacaatATACAAGAAATAAGGGAAATCGTCCAAGAAATGAAAGTCATACTACAGGAACTCATAAATCAAGAAAGGGACTCAAAAGAAAGGGAGAAATCTGTTGACAGAGCAAGAAAGGGGAGGAGAGAGGAATTTCTTCATGACatcaagaaaggaaagaaagaggtAAAGAACGGTATGGTTGTTGGGAAAGATAATCTGCAAGACATCAAGAAAGCAAAGAAACCCTCGAATGGAGGAGAAAATCCAATCAAttggaagaaaagagaaaaggataTCAGTGAAGAGGAGAAAAGGATATCAGTGAAGAGGACGTGGAGACCAAGACCATGAGGGGGAATGTTGTTACCATTACTTCGGGGAGTGGAGTGTCAGAAGTTgttgttttgagtgttgatttTTTTGCAGGAATTAGAGGACAAGACAGAAGAGAAGAGAATATATGTGAAGAGGAAGGCAAAAACGAAAACTGTAATGGAAacattgttgttgttgctgctgagAAAGTTACAGAAGCTGCTGTTATAAGAAGCTGCTGTTATAGTAGTGGATAATGTGACAAATGTTGGTGGGGAAAATACATCAGGTGAAGACTGTGATGGGAATGTTGTGACTCTTGCTTCTCAAAGTGAAGTtgcaaaagttgtttttttcaGGAGAGATAGTGTGGTAGGTCATGGTGCGTATGTCAAAACAGGGAAGGAGGGTGAAGACAATGAAAAGAAAGCACAATGTGGTGGGAACATGGTGACTATTACTATTAGAAATAAAGTAGAAGATGCGGCtgttttggttgggaaaaaaTTCATTCAAGAATTCAAGATATTGGTGTCACAAGCAAAAAAAACAGCAAAGATGAATTGCAGGGATATTTCTTTGCAGGGCTGCAATCTAACATTCAAAATCAGTGGTAAATATATGATTGTTATTGTGTGaatccaaattaaaatcatatggattaaagttttcataaaaacataaattattgtCATCATAAAAGTATTATTGCTTTATAGATTAGATACTTTATTGATAAGTATCTATCAGACACGGATACGTGATCCAAATTGAAGTATTGGTGCATCATAGAGTCTCACCAATAGTTCTCACCTCATACAAGAGAGGGAGTATAATTTTGAACACATTCTCCCTATGCAAGTGGGTAATTGACCTCTATTCTTTCATGACTAATACTTAAAAAACAAAGTGCTACAAAAAGCTAAGATTATGGAGAATAGGCAGAAAACTATTAAGTTTACTTTCATCGAATAGGAGTGGGGCCAAATAATTACCGTCTTGAGAGAAAATGAGtcaaagtttatttaaaaaatccaGCATATCTATCATACCAAGACACCCTAGGATGTGCATTCTATATTCCAAGTCTCTTTTCTTGTTCCAGGCATGGCCACTAAATCTCACATGTTTAGCTGAATTTTATGTAGTTgtaaagagtaaaaataaagtcaattaAATCATTAGTGACTATCTTAATTAATCACCAAAGtcaaatatttttgtactagATATGCTAATCTTGTGGTACCAATAAATGTTTAACCTTCCATTTGGATTTCAGAATAGGAATTTTATGATTGCTGAGTACTTGAGGAAAGTGGAGGGGCTGCTTCTAATAAGGCAACAGGGCGGGCCAGGTTTAGCTCACTCTAACTTTATCCCCACAAAAAGACGAGACAGGATCAGGTTAATGCTTACAAGTGACAGCTTTAAAGTTTTAATACTCATCGCCATTGTTGTGTTTTAGCAAGCAGGAGGTTTTATCAGGTTCAACTAAAGAGCCGTCACaacattttttacaattttagtgTACACatgcattttaaataatttatagattaCGTTGTTAATTATACTTTACTtcaaacaatacaaaaaaaaatgaatttagaaaataaaagttaacaattatattaaccaaatttattgttttaagtttgtcatttaatcattcaaatgataaaactattataataaaatgtgtacaaatataatatctatatatatatatatatatgtgtgtgtgtgtgtgtgtgtgtgtgatgtaaaatatacatataaaaagtACCGAACGGGAACGAGAATCGATTCAGGGCAAGTAATATTTAATGCACTCCTTGCCGCGTCCCAATAGAAAAAATCAGGTAACAGTACCAGAACTGGATCAAAACGAGTATTAACAGTCAAAGTCAGGGGGGTCGTGTTAGTACCCGAAAGTTGCCATCCTTGTCTGCTTCGGATTTctgaattgaattattttaaagacCGGAAGATGGAAGGCAAGGAAAATTTGTGGAACAATGGAATTCTTCAGACCCTTAACTACAACTTTTGAAATAATGTCGCTTTTAATTATCGTGCTATTTAGCTTAGTATCATTTTCTCTCATGATTGAAATATTTCTTCATTTCCCAGCTTTTCATTACTAATATTCACAACGCACAGCCATGGCCCAAGACACATAATCCAGAACAAAGGGGACTTGAGCACGACGGGGGCTAGATCTCGTTGGCAAACTataggaaaaacaaaaggaaatagaTTCACGGATTTTTGTCCCCACTACTTAGTATTACTAGTCACAGGTTAGTTGTGAATAATACCTGGTCTACAATTTTCCGTATCTGAGGTTCAAAACCCATGTCCAGCATTCGATCAGCTTCGTCCAAGACAAGGTAAGTCACTCTTTGAAGGTTTGTGTGCTGAGCTTCCAACATATCTATTAGACGACCAGGTGTCGCAATAACAATCTCAACGCCTACCAAGCACCAAAATCTAGTCATCATGTTCATGTTATTCCAAAATTAAGATCAAAATACAGTAGGCTAACACAAGTAAAGGTGAACCAGGTACCTCTTCTAAGCTCGCGAATTTGGGGGCCCTTTGGTGCACCACCATAGATGCACGTACTTCTAATATTTGTTCGAGACCCAAATTTCAGAGCCTCTTCTTGAATTTGAATAGCTAGCTCTCTCGTTGGTGCTAATACTAAGACAATGGGACCGTCACCATGTGCTGAAAAAACAGCAAACACATTTATCATAACATAATGAAATGGAAACTTAGCATATGACAGACTACGCAGGGAATCCAACACATACCCAATCGAGGTTGAGCATTGACGTGCACTAAAGCAGGAAGCAAATACGCCAAAGTTTTACCCGAGCCGGTCTCAGCTATGCCAATTAAATCTCTACCCTTCATTGCCATGGGCCAACCCTGAGCCTGAATTGGAGTGGGCTCAGCAAAACCCAGATTGGCAATGACCTCAAGGCAATAATCTGACCCAACAAACAACATCACACTCAGACAAAAAATAATCAAGTAGTAATATAAACAAGCACAAAAAAGGCAAGGCAAGAGAATAAGCAAGTAAAATACCAGGAAAATTCGCCTCATGGAACATCCGTACAGGTTTCGGCACATCATGCCCATGCACGGTGATCTCTCTAGAAGCACGGTAATGTACAACTTCTTGCTCGGACATGGCTCTTAACGCAGGGCACTCAACGTAAAAATTCTTCTCAAAAGGGACCAAATTCTTAAAACTCTGCTTCGGAAGTGTAATATTGTTCAAATCGTCCCTAGAAGATCCACCATCGTGTCTACCTCCTCTCCTGGAGCCCCTAAAACCGTGAACCCCGCCTCCGCCACCTCTTCCACCGCCAATACGACCTATGTCGTATTTTCTATCACTCACGTGACCATTGCCCACTCTACCACTACCTCGTCCTACGCTAAAACCCCCAGGAGGGGGTACAAATGGTGGAACCGGAACAACGGGTGCGGATCCTAACCCATTGGACCTAAAGACGCCATAAGGAACCGCGTCGCCGCGACCGCCTAAAGACGGCGGCGGAATAGATCTAAGGAAATCGCTACAAGAGAACAAATAaagcatgattttttttattacgttAAACGATTGCAAAcggaaaaaataaagaatgggaGAACGTACCTGCGGCGAGCGTGAAAAGAAGCGGGATCAGAGTATCTACTGTCGTAGGGGTTCATCTCGCAAAACAAAACGCTAGGGTTCAGAAGAAAAAACCCAATCAAATGAATTTTTAGGAAATGATGggagaaagaaaaacgaaaacaGAAAGAACGAGGGATTCGAAAACAGCAGCACTCAGGTTGCTATTTGACAGTGGACGGAAAGAGACTCCTTTCTTTTACTTATAGACACGTTTTCTTTCGTCGTCACAGGCCATTCAAAATCTCATCGACACCATTCAAACCTCTTCATTTATGCgccaatatttttttaatcttctaaatactttttttttctttttacttttaaaaatttaattagaccctttaattttaaattttttaattaatttctttagtttttaaaagtATCCAATTTAGCTCATCTTAAGATTATTAAAAGGGTTATCCAATTCGACGTAGTTCGACCAATTATGGATTGATCGTTTAGTGAGTTAATTTAATATGGTTCATAGATTACCATactgaaaaaatttaaatatgactCAATCACCACTAGATTGGTAGATTAAATGGTTTGGCAGGATAAACAATTAACtcattgactcacttaattacaagtttttttaatttaaaaaaatataacattttttctaattcaaatttaaaaaatgtttcagtCCAAAATGATCTTAAATTTcaaagataattcaaaataaaaatataatacaattcaaaatataaaaaaatacaatacaatccaAAATTTTAACTCCAAATACAATCTAAAGCAAAACAAATAAGTATTTAGCATTTATCATTTATGTATCACTTATCTGTTTATGATATTCGAGTCGTGAAtggataaatctataatattttactttcttgAAGCATCCTATTATTTACCTCTttctacaatacaataaaaaagagttagctaataatattaaaacataaagtaataaataactaaattaatttcatagtaCAATGAATAATGTTATAGGTTAGTTCAAAACCATGCAATCAATTTTGAGTTAAATTGAGTGTCTCAACATTCTTTGGAAGAATAGATAAACGATATCTAGTCAACACACCAGAACTAAGACTAAAGACAGGTTCATTAACAATTATAGTGATTGAAATGCTAAGAACATCACGAGTCGTCTTAAACAAGTTTGAAATTCTACTCCCACTTAATTTTAGGGTTAGAATTGAACATGTATAATGCCAATATAGAGGCAACATTGAAAAGCAAAAAGCATGTATGGAATAAGTGATTTCATGCACATTATACCTTATTCCATGCATGTTCGAATCGATTTCAACTTATTTTCATGATTATGGAATCGGTTCCAACGTCAATGGGAATTGATTTCCttcttttttaaatcaattttattcctTCTTTCAACTTCAACTAGACCTTCATCCTTTACCACCATGGAACTTCACCATAGATCATCCACTTACGGGTTGTTAATCATTAACCATGCAACACGCACACACTCATCATCCCAATCTAATAACTCACCTTAAAGACACTTACATAGCTAACACACAACATgcacgtgaaaaaaaaaaacttatattcaCATCGAGGGTATAATTATATTGTTAGAATTGATGGattttgtttctcaacaccaagagggtgGGTGaattggtattttataaaaacttgaactttttaaatctttttcgtAAACAATGATGTTCTTGAAATATTTCTTGTGCAACAATCAAACGTGTGCAGTAAAACAGTACGCGTACGTGTGAATGTTAATGCAAATGTAAagagatagggagaagaaaagaaaactcagTTTTTATACTAgctcggcctcaatgcctacatccaatcaCTCTCCCAAACAATCTTAGATTGGAGAGTAATTCATTATAATGATCAGAGTATTACAGCCAAGGCTTTACGAAGCAACTCTCAAATGTAAGAACCTCACAAACTCTCAATCAAACATAGAACAACAAAACCTGCCAACACAGAACAACTCATCCCTTTTGCAACAAACCCTTTGAGATATCCTCTCTCAAAGTTAATAGTACACCACTCTTCTTCCTGACGCTCACGTACAAGGAAACAACAAATTCAAGATTGCAAGTCTTCTCTCCTGATAAATCAAGATGCACCTTCAAATGTGTCAAAGCGATCAGTTAATGTAGTTCATTAATCTGCTTCATAAGAAATCTTCAAGATACTTCAAACTCTCacattcttgattcttggagctttttaGTAATCTTTAAACTTTCTAAACTCAATAACAATCATATATGACAATGTTAGAATGATCAAAGTTACAGAAAATAATCAATGCGTCgatatatagtttatataagTCTGACGCAAAGAAATCGATTAActaattaatgtaatcggttacattaaacaaattaacaaaattacaacAATCTTAGCACTTAATTGAATAtgcaattaatgtaatcgattctcattggtcaaacacatttaaaaatatgaccgttatagCAATTATGACAAACATAAATTCAGTTTTCAATcataacagacttaattgaatacacaaaacatgtaatcga encodes:
- the LOC106753323 gene encoding DEAD-box ATP-dependent RNA helicase 30 isoform X3 — encoded protein: MNPYDSRYSDPASFHARRSDFLRSIPPPSLGGRGDAVPYGVFRSNGLGSAPVVPVPPFVPPPGGFSVGRGSGRVGNGHVSDRKYDIGRIGGGRGGGGGVHGFRGSRRGGRHDGGSSRDDLNNITLPKQSFKNLVPFEKNFYVECPALRAMSEQEVVHYRASREITVHGHDVPKPVRMFHEANFPDYCLEVIANLGFAEPTPIQAQGWPMAMKGRDLIGIAETGSGKTLAYLLPALVHVNAQPRLAHGDGPIVLVLAPTRELAIQIQEEALKFGSRTNIRSTCIYGGAPKGPQIRELRRGVEIVIATPGRLIDMLEAQHTNLQRVTYLVLDEADRMLDMGFEPQIRKIVDQIRPDRQTLLWSATWPREVETLARQFLHNPYKVIIGSPNLKANQSINQVVEVVTDMEKYHRLIRLLKEVMDGSRILIFMETKKGCDQVTRQMRMDGWPALSIHGDKNQAERDWVLAEFKSGRSPIMTATDVAARGLARSTHACLVNNWMW
- the LOC106753323 gene encoding DEAD-box ATP-dependent RNA helicase 20 isoform X1 gives rise to the protein MNPYDSRYSDPASFHARRSDFLRSIPPPSLGGRGDAVPYGVFRSNGLGSAPVVPVPPFVPPPGGFSVGRGSGRVGNGHVSDRKYDIGRIGGGRGGGGGVHGFRGSRRGGRHDGGSSRDDLNNITLPKQSFKNLVPFEKNFYVECPALRAMSEQEVVHYRASREITVHGHDVPKPVRMFHEANFPDYCLEVIANLGFAEPTPIQAQGWPMAMKGRDLIGIAETGSGKTLAYLLPALVHVNAQPRLAHGDGPIVLVLAPTRELAIQIQEEALKFGSRTNIRSTCIYGGAPKGPQIRELRRGVEIVIATPGRLIDMLEAQHTNLQRVTYLVLDEADRMLDMGFEPQIRKIVDQIRPDRQTLLWSATWPREVETLARQFLHNPYKVIIGSPNLKANQSINQVVEVVTDMEKYHRLIRLLKEVMDGSRILIFMETKKGCDQVTRQMRMDGWPALSIHGDKNQAERDWVLAEFKSGRSPIMTATDVAARGLDVKDIKCVINYDFPSSLEDYVHRIGRTGRAGAKGTAYTFFTHANAKFARDLIKILQDAGQDVSPALSAMVRSAGSGQYGSGGSFRARGRGGYGNRGLTSGSNSIPLGSKRPWQYL
- the LOC106753323 gene encoding DEAD-box ATP-dependent RNA helicase 20 isoform X2, translated to MNPYDSRYSDPASFHARRRSIPPPSLGGRGDAVPYGVFRSNGLGSAPVVPVPPFVPPPGGFSVGRGSGRVGNGHVSDRKYDIGRIGGGRGGGGGVHGFRGSRRGGRHDGGSSRDDLNNITLPKQSFKNLVPFEKNFYVECPALRAMSEQEVVHYRASREITVHGHDVPKPVRMFHEANFPDYCLEVIANLGFAEPTPIQAQGWPMAMKGRDLIGIAETGSGKTLAYLLPALVHVNAQPRLAHGDGPIVLVLAPTRELAIQIQEEALKFGSRTNIRSTCIYGGAPKGPQIRELRRGVEIVIATPGRLIDMLEAQHTNLQRVTYLVLDEADRMLDMGFEPQIRKIVDQIRPDRQTLLWSATWPREVETLARQFLHNPYKVIIGSPNLKANQSINQVVEVVTDMEKYHRLIRLLKEVMDGSRILIFMETKKGCDQVTRQMRMDGWPALSIHGDKNQAERDWVLAEFKSGRSPIMTATDVAARGLDVKDIKCVINYDFPSSLEDYVHRIGRTGRAGAKGTAYTFFTHANAKFARDLIKILQDAGQDVSPALSAMVRSAGSGQYGSGGSFRARGRGGYGNRGLTSGSNSIPLGSKRPWQYL